In one Niallia taxi genomic region, the following are encoded:
- a CDS encoding STAS domain-containing protein — protein MSDCKQKLYIYLNEHIEFMAEEWIKTLSASDSVFYKIEEGQPIREELISSFQTLMKNVLHVFNSEEDVYRTSIAEWAVKVAKQRSQDLVPILESIEQLTCVKSILFKYIQKFAEESGEHLTVSNMFNWLRLANYAFDIFTNIFIEYYDKFKHHQLSAQQETIYELSSPVIPITKGIGVLPLIGDIDTQRANIIMETTLKQCNNNNMEKLFIDLSGVPIIDTMVAQQIFHVIHALNLIGVSAYLSGLRPEVAQTAIQLGVDFSKIPIFNNLASALSRLGITVNEG, from the coding sequence GTGTCAGATTGCAAACAAAAACTATACATCTATTTAAATGAACATATAGAATTTATGGCAGAGGAATGGATTAAAACATTAAGCGCAAGCGATTCTGTTTTTTATAAAATTGAAGAGGGACAGCCAATTAGGGAAGAACTAATTAGCAGCTTTCAAACATTGATGAAAAACGTTCTTCATGTCTTTAATTCAGAGGAAGACGTCTATCGAACAAGCATTGCTGAATGGGCTGTAAAGGTTGCAAAACAAAGATCACAAGACCTTGTGCCGATTTTGGAATCAATAGAGCAGCTTACTTGTGTTAAATCAATCTTGTTTAAGTATATTCAAAAATTTGCTGAGGAATCTGGTGAGCATTTGACAGTTAGTAATATGTTCAACTGGCTGCGTCTAGCAAACTATGCTTTTGATATTTTTACAAATATTTTTATTGAATACTATGATAAGTTTAAGCATCATCAGCTTTCCGCACAGCAGGAGACAATTTATGAATTAAGCAGCCCTGTTATTCCAATTACAAAGGGAATAGGGGTGCTTCCATTAATTGGCGATATTGATACACAAAGAGCAAATATTATTATGGAAACTACACTGAAGCAATGTAATAATAACAATATGGAAAAACTATTTATTGACTTATCGGGAGTACCGATAATTGATACAATGGTAGCACAGCAAATCTTTCATGTTATCCATGCATTGAACCTTATTGGGGTTAGTGCTTATCTATCCGGCTTGCGTCCAGAAGTGGCACAGACGGCAATCCAGCTAGGTGTAGACTTTAGTAAAATTCCAATTTTCAACAACCTTGCCAGTGCATTGTCAAGACTGGGGATTACGGTTAATGAAGGATAA
- a CDS encoding CsbA family protein, with amino-acid sequence MIYLAALIFPGLLVLLFTRVAYNRVLALVLTVALIAASAYKGYTNSLLLIVIDSFSLTAGFWLSHRLIKRAAKPAE; translated from the coding sequence ATGATCTATTTAGCAGCACTCATTTTTCCTGGATTATTAGTATTGCTTTTTACAAGGGTAGCGTACAACCGTGTACTTGCCTTAGTGCTGACTGTTGCACTGATCGCTGCCTCTGCGTACAAAGGCTATACGAATTCTCTTTTGCTGATTGTAATTGATTCATTCTCCCTCACAGCGGGATTTTGGCTTAGTCATAGGTTAATAAAACGTGCGGCTAAACCAGCTGAATAA
- the uvrB gene encoding excinuclease ABC subunit UvrB has translation MSQEFELVSKYSPQGDQPAAIKELVSGINSGKKIQTLLGATGTGKTFTVSNVIKEVKKPTLIIAHNKTLAGQLYSEFKEFFPNNAVEYFVSYYDYYQPEAYVPSTDTFIEKDASINDEIDKLRHSATASLFEREDVIIIASVSCIYGLGSPEEYKEMVVSLRTGMEIERNQLLRRLVDVQYDRNDIDFKRGTFRVRGDVVEIFPASRDERCIRVEFFGDEIDRIREVDALTGEIYGERNHVSIFPASHFVTREEKMKIAIENIEKELDERLEKLREDNKLLEAQRLEQRCRYDLEMMREMGFCSGIENYSRHLTLRPPGSTPYTLLDFFPKDFLLVIDESHVTLPQVRGMYNGDQARKGVLVDHGFRLPSALDNRPLTFGEFEEHINQMICVSATPGPYEIEHTPEMIEQIIRPTGLLDPTIDIRPIEGQIDDLIGEIQERIKKNERVLVTTLTKKMSEDLTDYLKEIGIKVQYLHSEVKTLERIEIIRELRLGKYDVLVGINLLREGLDIPEVSLVTILDADKEGFLRSERSLIQTIGRAARNSNGHVIMYADKMTKSMEIAINETKRRRAMQEEYNEKHGITPQTIQKGIRDSIRATQAAEEPEEYSASAKLEKLTKKDKEAMIAQMEAEMKEAAKALNFERAAELRDLLLELKAEG, from the coding sequence GTGAGCCAAGAATTCGAATTAGTTTCTAAATATTCCCCTCAAGGGGACCAGCCGGCGGCAATTAAAGAGCTCGTTTCTGGAATAAATTCAGGCAAGAAAATCCAAACGCTCCTTGGTGCTACAGGGACAGGGAAAACATTTACTGTCAGCAATGTCATCAAAGAGGTAAAAAAACCGACATTAATTATTGCACATAACAAAACACTAGCAGGTCAGCTTTACAGTGAATTTAAGGAGTTTTTCCCGAATAATGCTGTTGAGTATTTTGTCAGCTATTATGATTATTATCAGCCAGAAGCATATGTGCCAAGCACAGATACCTTCATAGAGAAGGATGCAAGTATCAATGATGAGATAGATAAGCTTCGTCACTCGGCTACAGCCTCGCTGTTTGAGAGGGAGGATGTTATCATCATTGCCAGCGTTTCCTGTATATATGGCTTAGGTTCTCCTGAAGAGTACAAGGAAATGGTTGTTTCGTTAAGAACAGGTATGGAGATTGAACGCAACCAGCTTCTTCGCAGGCTTGTGGATGTTCAATATGACCGTAATGATATTGATTTTAAGCGGGGAACATTCCGCGTAAGAGGAGATGTCGTCGAAATCTTTCCTGCATCTCGTGACGAGCGCTGCATTAGAGTAGAGTTTTTTGGAGATGAAATCGACCGCATTCGTGAAGTAGATGCATTGACAGGAGAGATTTATGGAGAAAGGAATCATGTTTCCATATTCCCGGCTTCCCACTTCGTTACACGAGAAGAAAAAATGAAAATAGCAATAGAGAATATCGAAAAAGAGCTGGACGAACGGCTAGAAAAGCTAAGAGAGGACAATAAGCTGTTAGAGGCTCAGCGCCTTGAACAGCGCTGCCGTTATGACTTGGAAATGATGAGGGAAATGGGCTTCTGTTCGGGTATTGAAAACTACTCCCGCCATTTGACTTTAAGGCCGCCAGGCTCCACACCATATACATTATTGGACTTCTTTCCAAAAGACTTCCTGCTTGTCATTGACGAGTCCCATGTTACATTGCCGCAAGTAAGGGGAATGTACAACGGAGACCAAGCGCGTAAAGGGGTGCTTGTTGACCATGGCTTCCGCTTGCCGTCTGCATTGGACAACAGACCATTAACTTTTGGTGAATTTGAGGAGCATATAAATCAGATGATTTGTGTTTCGGCAACACCTGGTCCGTATGAAATTGAGCATACTCCAGAAATGATTGAACAGATTATCAGACCGACAGGATTGCTTGACCCAACGATAGATATCCGTCCGATAGAAGGTCAGATAGATGATTTAATCGGTGAAATTCAAGAGCGTATTAAGAAGAATGAAAGGGTATTGGTTACTACCTTAACGAAAAAAATGTCTGAGGACCTGACGGATTATCTGAAGGAAATCGGTATTAAGGTTCAATATCTCCATTCTGAAGTGAAGACATTGGAGCGGATTGAAATTATCCGTGAGCTCCGTTTAGGCAAATATGATGTACTTGTAGGTATTAATCTGTTGCGGGAAGGGCTTGATATTCCGGAGGTATCCCTTGTGACTATTTTGGACGCAGACAAAGAGGGCTTCCTTCGTTCTGAGCGTTCGCTGATTCAAACAATCGGGCGTGCGGCAAGAAACTCAAATGGGCATGTCATTATGTACGCAGATAAGATGACAAAATCCATGGAGATAGCGATAAATGAAACGAAACGCCGTCGAGCTATGCAAGAGGAATACAACGAGAAGCACGGCATCACACCGCAAACCATCCAAAAAGGCATCAGAGATTCAATCAGAGCAACACAGGCTGCAGAGGAACCAGAAGAGTATTCTGCATCTGCCAAGCTGGAAAAGTTAACGAAAAAAGACAAAGAAGCAATGATTGCACAAATGGAAGCAGAAATGAAGGAAGCTGCAAAGGCTCTCAATTTCGAAAGGGCTGCAGAGCTTCGCGATTTGCTTCTTGAGCTTAAGGCAGAGGGGTGA
- the uvrA gene encoding excinuclease ABC subunit UvrA: MAKDKLIVKGARAHNLKNIDITIPRDKLVVITGLSGSGKSSLAFDTIYAEGQRRYVESLSAYARQFLGQMDKPDVDSIEGLSPAISIDQKTTSRNPRSTVGTVTEIYDYLRLLYARIGRPVCPEHGVEITSQTIEQMVDRILEYPERTKIQVLAPVISGRKGAHVKVLEDIKKQGYVRVRIDGEMHELSDDIELEKNKKHSIEVVIDRLVVKEGISQRLADSLESALQFGGGKVIIDVIGEEELLFSEHHACPICGFSIGELEPRLFSFNSPFGACTECDGLGTRLEVDIELVIPNPNLTLKENAIAPWESISSQYYPQLLESVCNHYGIDMNIPVKDIPKNMLDKILYGSGKEKIHFRYENDFGQVRENDIQFEGVVRNVERRYKETSSDFIREQMEKYMAQQDCPTCKGYRLKKEAQAVFVNGLHIGQVTEKSVIEGKNFFENLTLTQKEQQIANLILREISERLGFLNNVGLDYLTLSRAAGTLSGGEAQRIRLATQIGSRLTGVLYILDEPSIGLHQRDNDKLIDTLKHMRDIGNTLIVVEHDEDTMMEADYLIDVGPGAGVHGGQIISTGTPQEVMADDNSITGQYLSGKKFIPLPLERRKSDGREIEIIGANENNLKNVNVKIPLGVFTAVTGVSGSGKSTLVNEILHKSLAQKLNRAKAKPGEHKEIKGIEQLEKVIDIDQSPIGRTPRSNPATYTGVFDDIRDVYSTTNEAKVRGYKKGRFSFNVKGGRCEACRGDGIIKIEMHFLPDVYVPCEVCHGKRYNRETLEVQYKGKNISDVLDMTVEDAVSFFENIPKIHRKLQTIVDVGLGYIKLGQPATTLSGGEAQRVKLASELHKRSTGKTFYILDEPTTGLHVDDISRLLVVLQRLVDNGETVLVIEHNLDVIKATDFIIDLGPEGGDKGGTILGSGTPEEIAELKGSYTGKYLKPILERDRLRMKKSIKEAEEITTG, encoded by the coding sequence ATGGCAAAGGATAAATTGATTGTAAAAGGTGCAAGAGCACATAATCTTAAAAATATTGATATCACGATACCAAGGGATAAGCTTGTTGTGATAACTGGACTGTCAGGCTCAGGGAAATCCTCTCTGGCCTTTGACACCATTTATGCAGAGGGACAAAGGCGCTATGTGGAGTCATTATCAGCATATGCCCGCCAATTCCTCGGCCAGATGGATAAGCCGGATGTTGACTCGATTGAGGGGCTTTCTCCTGCTATTTCGATTGATCAAAAAACAACAAGTCGAAATCCAAGATCCACTGTAGGAACAGTTACGGAAATTTACGATTATTTGCGTTTATTATATGCAAGAATCGGCAGACCAGTATGTCCTGAGCATGGTGTTGAAATCACGTCCCAAACGATTGAACAGATGGTTGACCGGATATTGGAATACCCGGAAAGGACGAAAATTCAGGTGCTTGCTCCGGTTATTTCCGGCAGAAAAGGAGCACATGTGAAGGTGCTCGAGGATATTAAGAAGCAAGGATATGTGCGTGTCAGAATTGACGGAGAAATGCATGAGCTGAGTGATGATATTGAGCTGGAGAAAAATAAGAAACACAGTATTGAAGTGGTTATTGACCGGCTTGTAGTCAAGGAAGGAATTTCTCAGCGTCTTGCAGATTCACTGGAATCAGCCCTGCAATTTGGCGGCGGAAAAGTAATCATTGACGTGATCGGGGAAGAAGAGCTGTTATTCAGTGAACATCATGCCTGCCCGATTTGCGGTTTTTCCATTGGAGAATTAGAGCCAAGATTATTTTCCTTTAACAGCCCATTTGGCGCATGTACTGAATGTGACGGTCTTGGTACAAGGCTTGAGGTGGATATCGAGCTTGTCATTCCTAATCCTAATTTGACATTAAAGGAAAATGCGATTGCGCCATGGGAATCAATCAGCTCTCAATATTATCCGCAGCTTTTGGAAAGTGTCTGCAACCATTATGGCATTGACATGAATATACCTGTTAAGGATATTCCAAAAAATATGCTTGATAAAATTCTTTACGGGTCAGGAAAGGAAAAAATCCATTTCCGGTATGAAAATGATTTTGGACAAGTAAGGGAAAATGATATCCAGTTTGAGGGTGTTGTTCGCAATGTAGAGAGAAGATATAAAGAAACGAGCTCTGACTTCATTCGTGAACAGATGGAAAAATATATGGCTCAACAGGATTGCCCGACATGCAAAGGCTATCGCTTAAAGAAGGAAGCCCAAGCTGTGTTTGTAAATGGCTTGCATATCGGCCAAGTGACAGAGAAATCGGTCATTGAAGGAAAAAATTTCTTTGAAAACCTTACGTTAACTCAAAAGGAACAGCAAATTGCCAATCTTATTCTTCGTGAAATTTCAGAACGACTTGGGTTCCTTAATAATGTTGGCTTGGATTATTTAACGCTGAGCAGAGCTGCAGGGACATTGTCAGGCGGAGAAGCACAGCGAATTAGGCTCGCAACCCAAATAGGTTCAAGATTAACTGGCGTCCTTTATATATTGGATGAGCCCTCCATTGGGCTTCATCAAAGAGATAATGACAAGCTGATTGATACATTGAAGCATATGCGGGATATCGGGAACACGTTAATTGTTGTAGAGCATGATGAAGATACCATGATGGAAGCAGATTATCTTATTGATGTCGGACCAGGTGCTGGTGTTCATGGCGGCCAAATCATATCGACAGGAACACCGCAGGAAGTAATGGCGGATGATAATTCTATTACGGGTCAATATTTGTCAGGCAAGAAGTTTATTCCATTGCCATTAGAAAGAAGAAAAAGTGATGGCAGAGAAATAGAGATTATTGGGGCGAACGAAAATAACCTCAAAAATGTCAATGTCAAAATTCCGCTAGGTGTGTTTACAGCAGTAACTGGAGTATCCGGTTCAGGGAAAAGCACCTTGGTAAATGAGATACTTCATAAAAGCCTTGCTCAGAAGCTGAACAGAGCGAAAGCAAAGCCTGGAGAGCATAAAGAAATCAAAGGAATTGAACAGCTTGAAAAGGTTATTGATATTGACCAATCTCCTATTGGCCGTACGCCAAGATCTAATCCGGCCACATATACTGGTGTGTTTGATGATATTCGTGACGTTTATTCCACAACGAATGAAGCAAAGGTACGAGGCTATAAAAAAGGCAGGTTCAGCTTTAATGTGAAAGGCGGAAGATGTGAAGCTTGCCGCGGTGATGGTATTATCAAAATTGAAATGCACTTCCTGCCGGATGTTTATGTTCCATGTGAGGTTTGTCATGGAAAACGATATAACAGAGAAACACTTGAAGTGCAATACAAAGGGAAAAATATCTCAGATGTACTTGATATGACTGTGGAGGACGCAGTATCCTTCTTTGAGAATATCCCGAAGATACACCGTAAGCTGCAAACAATAGTAGATGTTGGTCTTGGATATATTAAACTTGGCCAGCCGGCGACAACCCTGTCTGGCGGTGAAGCGCAAAGGGTCAAGCTTGCTTCGGAGCTTCATAAAAGATCAACAGGAAAAACCTTTTATATTTTAGATGAACCGACGACAGGGCTGCATGTTGATGACATTTCGAGACTGCTTGTTGTTTTGCAGCGTCTTGTAGATAATGGAGAAACTGTCCTCGTTATTGAACATAATCTGGATGTAATTAAGGCAACTGACTTTATTATTGACCTTGGTCCTGAGGGAGGAGACAAGGGCGGAACTATTTTAGGAAGCGGCACACCTGAAGAGATTGCTGAACTAAAAGGTTCATATACTGGTAAGTACTTAAAGCCCATCCTTGAAAGAGACCGTTTGCGTATGAAGAAAAGCATTAAAGAAGCGGAAGAAATAACAACAGGATAA
- a CDS encoding DUF4097 family beta strand repeat-containing protein, which yields MADEKRRILQLLEEGKLTIEEALSLIEKADEADLVKKLNSEETPAEDSVFQEKKKEPYQQSAFKFQSAKEKLFDFVDNAVKKVKEVDFDQLNITRHEEVSHIFQFTEVFPKNIDVDIPNGEVEIIPWDQDEIRIECKAKIYRVDSNEQAKELFLKEVQVKAKEDILELKVNHKWMKLQTKFYIPKNAYHIAKVRLFTGSIKTYDLLANQLYAKTANGKITINAGQSEKLEADAANGSIVIENSVIEKLDGETLNGAIKAEGFFRKVDLQSFNGNILCINHSEDIEVLELNGTTGSIEVQVPDQLAVTGNLKTNFGGFNVELEGIQIIEEKNDVLQKVMQFQSIQSLDKRTKIEANTKTGSIKIKKREQQ from the coding sequence ATGGCTGATGAAAAAAGAAGAATTTTGCAACTGTTGGAAGAAGGGAAGCTTACGATAGAAGAGGCTCTGTCTTTAATTGAAAAAGCAGATGAAGCGGATTTGGTTAAAAAACTTAACAGTGAGGAGACTCCTGCTGAAGATTCTGTTTTTCAAGAAAAGAAGAAAGAACCATATCAGCAATCAGCTTTTAAATTTCAATCGGCGAAAGAGAAATTGTTCGACTTTGTAGATAATGCAGTGAAAAAAGTAAAGGAAGTAGACTTCGATCAGTTAAATATTACAAGACATGAAGAAGTATCGCATATTTTTCAATTTACAGAGGTATTTCCAAAAAACATAGATGTTGATATACCAAACGGTGAAGTAGAGATTATTCCTTGGGACCAAGACGAAATTCGCATTGAGTGCAAGGCGAAGATATACAGAGTGGATTCGAATGAACAGGCGAAGGAATTGTTCTTGAAGGAAGTGCAAGTAAAGGCGAAGGAAGATATTCTAGAGCTTAAAGTAAATCATAAGTGGATGAAATTGCAGACGAAGTTTTATATTCCGAAAAATGCTTATCATATAGCAAAGGTTAGATTATTTACGGGCTCCATTAAAACATACGATTTACTGGCAAATCAGCTTTATGCCAAAACAGCAAACGGAAAAATTACGATAAATGCCGGGCAAAGCGAAAAGCTTGAAGCGGATGCGGCAAACGGCAGTATTGTCATTGAAAACAGTGTGATTGAAAAGCTTGATGGAGAAACATTAAATGGTGCAATCAAGGCAGAAGGTTTCTTCCGAAAGGTCGACCTCCAATCATTTAATGGCAATATCCTTTGCATCAATCATTCAGAAGATATTGAAGTGCTTGAGTTGAACGGCACAACTGGAAGTATTGAGGTTCAAGTACCAGACCAGCTTGCTGTTACTGGAAATTTAAAGACTAATTTTGGTGGATTTAATGTTGAATTGGAGGGTATACAAATAATAGAGGAAAAAAATGATGTGCTCCAAAAGGTGATGCAGTTCCAGTCCATTCAATCATTAGATAAACGAACTAAAATTGAAGCAAATACAAAAACTGGATCCATCAAAATTAAAAAGCGGGAGCAGCAGTAA
- a CDS encoding PspC domain-containing protein, which translates to MKKLVRSTNNRKLAGVIGGLAENINVNANLLRVIFVLALIPTGFSLVLIYLLLTFVLPNEV; encoded by the coding sequence ATGAAGAAATTAGTGCGCTCAACAAATAATCGGAAATTGGCAGGAGTTATCGGTGGACTTGCAGAAAATATCAATGTTAATGCAAATCTGTTAAGAGTAATTTTCGTCCTGGCATTAATTCCGACTGGGTTTTCACTAGTGTTAATTTACTTATTATTGACGTTTGTTCTTCCAAATGAGGTGTAG
- a CDS encoding phage holin family protein, translating into MKWLLGIVINAVFFIALAGLFKDSFYLSGIGAAIGASVILSLLNIVVKPILILLTLPVTILSLGLFLFVINAITLSLTDHLMGDSFEISSFGMSMLASVLLSLFNIIIQNTMLKSEK; encoded by the coding sequence ATGAAGTGGTTATTAGGTATTGTTATAAATGCAGTGTTTTTCATTGCGTTGGCAGGGTTGTTTAAAGATTCATTTTACCTTTCTGGTATAGGAGCAGCAATTGGAGCAAGTGTTATTCTGTCATTGCTTAATATTGTTGTTAAGCCTATCCTGATTCTTTTGACACTCCCTGTAACAATACTATCCTTAGGTTTGTTTTTATTTGTAATCAATGCAATTACCCTTTCTTTAACAGATCACTTAATGGGAGACAGCTTTGAGATTTCAAGCTTTGGCATGAGCATGCTTGCAAGTGTCCTGCTTTCTCTCTTTAATATCATTATTCAGAATACAATGCTGAAAAGTGAAAAGTAA
- the hprK gene encoding HPr(Ser) kinase/phosphatase, with protein MAKVLIKEVMEEFDLELISGEEGINRPITVSDISRPGLELAGYFDYYPAERVQLLGKTELTFAEKLSEEERETRLTRLCNDITPGIIITRGKEVPAELIEAAERNAVPVMRSKQKTSLFSSRLTNFLERKLAPTTAVHGVLVDIYGVGVLITGKSGVGKSETALELVKRGHRLVADDCVEIRQEDEGVIVGRSPELIEHLLEIRGLGIINVMTLFGAGAVRSDKKISIIMSLELWEQNKQYDRLGLDEEKMKIIDTDVTKLTIPVRPGRNLAVIIEVAAMNFRLKRMGVNAAQQFTNKLANVISHENA; from the coding sequence TTGGCTAAGGTATTAATAAAAGAAGTAATGGAAGAGTTTGATTTAGAACTGATCAGTGGTGAAGAAGGAATTAATAGACCGATTACGGTAAGTGATATATCTAGACCTGGATTAGAGCTTGCAGGTTATTTTGATTATTATCCTGCAGAAAGGGTGCAGCTCCTTGGGAAAACCGAGCTTACATTTGCAGAGAAGCTAAGTGAAGAGGAGCGGGAAACAAGGCTGACAAGGCTTTGTAATGATATAACGCCAGGAATTATCATCACAAGAGGTAAAGAGGTACCAGCAGAATTAATAGAAGCTGCTGAAAGAAATGCCGTGCCTGTTATGCGTTCCAAACAGAAGACATCTTTATTCTCAAGCAGACTGACAAACTTTCTTGAGCGCAAGCTAGCTCCGACTACTGCTGTTCATGGTGTGCTTGTAGATATTTATGGTGTTGGTGTGCTTATCACTGGAAAAAGCGGTGTTGGTAAAAGTGAGACTGCACTTGAGCTTGTTAAAAGAGGACATCGTCTTGTAGCAGATGACTGTGTAGAGATTCGCCAAGAGGACGAGGGAGTAATTGTCGGACGCTCTCCTGAATTAATTGAGCATCTGTTGGAAATCCGCGGATTAGGTATTATCAATGTGATGACATTGTTTGGAGCTGGTGCTGTCAGAAGTGATAAAAAAATCTCCATCATCATGTCTCTTGAGCTGTGGGAACAAAACAAGCAGTATGACCGCTTAGGCTTAGATGAAGAGAAAATGAAAATTATTGATACAGATGTAACAAAGCTGACAATTCCTGTTCGTCCTGGACGAAACTTGGCAGTTATCATTGAGGTTGCAGCGATGAACTTCCGTCTGAA